A single region of the Nostoc cf. commune SO-36 genome encodes:
- a CDS encoding tyrosine-type recombinase/integrase, which produces MAEAFAPQALQERIALSELGKQWINDPLMNQDVWSLLELGYSQEECRINGHYHLYFHKFSLPWLKRLTQLTIKASVRERYSLGRIIHRVGCLNHLDRFLCNYGYTQPQSLTESLLHQFISEINSGNRQNAITYALNLWKEEGWLEITFTPIRLKQNPPKIETIPEEVLYQIYEKFDLFPPTLERLFRLQLVLGCRIGEILTMPRHSLKQEGDKWFLLRWVEKRKHWRFVQIHPLVAELVQEQQRFLDAQFGRDFEFDKLFCTVYTHHQSIPWADRELDTTLFYKPQTITRLRISNWLINFREVADLKDKHGNRFKLTSHMFRRTKASIMAHCEVEDEYIAAVLGHGSLDMLPHYRQRSLIRLEKEANLKGYVDMYGRVTSFKPRKTRYEKLANLLKVSTPLGECHRPTMLGDCQHRYACLSCPHHRITLSDKPQLKADVNCLQQDLIQAQKNGQERRVTEITNLLDLIKNRFDGLSELQHLQEQKING; this is translated from the coding sequence ATGGCAGAAGCATTTGCACCGCAAGCATTACAGGAGCGAATCGCACTCTCTGAGTTAGGGAAACAGTGGATTAATGATCCTTTGATGAATCAAGATGTTTGGTCACTGTTAGAATTGGGTTATAGCCAAGAAGAATGCCGAATTAATGGACATTATCATCTTTACTTTCACAAGTTTTCACTGCCTTGGTTAAAACGGCTGACTCAACTAACCATTAAAGCCAGCGTTCGAGAGCGATATTCCCTCGGTCGGATTATTCATCGAGTTGGTTGTTTAAACCATTTAGATCGTTTTTTATGTAATTATGGATATACACAACCCCAATCTTTGACAGAATCCCTCCTCCATCAATTTATTAGCGAAATTAATAGCGGTAATCGTCAGAATGCGATTACTTACGCCCTTAATCTTTGGAAAGAAGAAGGGTGGCTGGAAATTACCTTTACGCCCATCAGACTCAAACAAAATCCTCCTAAAATTGAGACAATTCCGGAGGAAGTCCTCTACCAAATCTACGAGAAATTCGATTTATTCCCCCCGACACTTGAAAGACTTTTTCGCTTGCAATTGGTATTAGGCTGCCGCATTGGAGAAATTCTCACTATGCCACGCCATAGCCTGAAACAGGAAGGTGACAAATGGTTCTTACTACGTTGGGTTGAAAAACGCAAACACTGGCGGTTTGTTCAGATTCATCCTTTAGTAGCTGAATTAGTTCAAGAACAGCAGAGATTTCTTGATGCTCAATTTGGGAGAGATTTTGAATTCGATAAACTATTTTGTACCGTTTATACTCATCATCAAAGTATTCCTTGGGCTGATAGAGAACTAGACACAACACTGTTCTATAAACCCCAAACAATTACCAGATTGAGAATTAGTAACTGGCTAATTAATTTTCGAGAAGTAGCAGACTTAAAAGACAAACATGGCAACAGATTTAAACTAACTAGCCACATGTTTCGCCGCACCAAAGCCAGCATTATGGCTCATTGTGAGGTAGAGGATGAATATATCGCCGCCGTACTAGGTCACGGTTCCTTAGATATGCTACCTCATTATCGTCAGCGTTCACTTATCAGGTTAGAAAAAGAAGCTAATCTCAAAGGTTATGTGGATATGTATGGTCGAGTTACTTCTTTTAAACCGAGAAAAACTAGGTATGAAAAATTAGCTAATCTCCTCAAAGTTAGTACACCTCTGGGAGAATGTCATCGTCCAACCATGTTAGGAGATTGTCAACATCGCTATGCCTGTTTAAGTTGTCCTCATCATCGGATAACGCTGTCAGATAAACCCCAGTTAAAAGCTGACGTGAACTGCTTACAGCAAGACCTAATTCAAGCTCAAAAAAACGGACAAGAAAGACGAGTGACTGAGATTACTAACTTATTAGATTTAATCAAAAATCGTTTTGATGGCTTGTCAGAATTACAACATCTTCAAGAGCAGAAAATTAATGGGTAA
- a CDS encoding tyrosine-type recombinase/integrase, which yields MTKVEWAISPHTESRFSCVFDHQTCLPVEPIQRFLNYCRKRQLAPNTVTTYAYRLVDFWRWLESKSLNWYEVGLNELADFVNWYLLGGEVEAISENVREIVAKRSPRTVNQAVTAIQEFYTYHTIEGRIEEKHFTKLAQGWGKRGGFLRGIAKSNPQKSKRIKIKEPKLFSGCLLDEEVATLANACTTYRDRLIIMLLRSTGVRRGELLGLHLEDVKDLDFSGRIRIVRREDNPNRAMAKGREREIPIIYHRSAIQETFHAYLLEEYPPQAETLGGGMLFVNLSSKWVGQAMSLVRLNKLFDQLHKRTGIKAHPHLFRHTFATRMLQDNYLDQYVQQLLGHRSIATTKDIYSHVLDEMTLDQYLREEEN from the coding sequence ATGACCAAGGTAGAATGGGCGATATCCCCTCACACAGAGTCACGATTTAGCTGTGTCTTCGACCACCAAACCTGCCTACCCGTAGAGCCAATCCAAAGATTTTTGAACTACTGTAGAAAGCGACAATTAGCACCGAACACAGTAACTACATACGCTTATCGACTGGTAGACTTTTGGCGCTGGCTAGAATCCAAATCTCTCAACTGGTATGAGGTTGGGTTAAATGAATTAGCAGATTTTGTGAATTGGTACTTGCTAGGTGGTGAAGTTGAAGCAATCTCAGAAAATGTTAGAGAAATCGTTGCCAAAAGAAGTCCTCGCACTGTCAATCAAGCAGTCACCGCCATCCAAGAATTCTATACCTATCACACAATTGAAGGCAGGATTGAGGAAAAACATTTCACGAAACTAGCGCAGGGTTGGGGAAAACGAGGAGGCTTTCTTAGAGGAATCGCTAAAAGCAATCCACAAAAGAGCAAACGCATCAAAATAAAAGAACCGAAACTCTTCAGTGGTTGTCTACTAGATGAAGAAGTCGCAACCTTAGCCAACGCCTGCACAACTTATCGAGACAGGTTAATTATCATGCTGCTGCGCTCAACAGGAGTGCGGCGGGGAGAACTGTTAGGATTACACCTAGAGGATGTGAAAGACTTAGATTTCAGCGGACGCATTCGGATTGTACGCAGAGAAGACAATCCTAATCGCGCAATGGCTAAAGGAAGAGAACGAGAAATTCCCATTATTTACCATCGTTCAGCTATTCAAGAGACCTTTCATGCCTACTTACTAGAAGAATATCCGCCTCAAGCCGAAACTTTGGGAGGCGGGATGTTATTCGTCAATTTATCAAGTAAATGGGTAGGGCAAGCGATGTCTTTAGTTCGCTTAAATAAATTATTTGACCAACTCCACAAACGAACAGGAATTAAAGCACATCCCCACTTATTTCGCCATACCTTCGCTACTAGAATGCTGCAAGACAATTATCTTGACCAATATGTACAACAGCTTTTAGGACATCGTTCAATTGCCACAACAAAAGACATTTACAGTCATGTTCTCGATGAAATGACCCTAGACCAATACTTAAGAGAAGAAGAAAATTAA